The Maridesulfovibrio ferrireducens genome segment CAAGAAACAAATCGAATCCGGCACAACGTATCATTTGAATCGTTATGCCTATCTGCATCAGGCTGAAGACGCATTGCTGCTCGAAAGCCCACTTACACCCTGCCGGATCACGATATTCGACGCCAAGCTGACCGGAATGATCCACCAGCTCTGCACCGGAATGCGGTTAGACATAGCAGGCGATGATGCCAAGACTTTTCTATCCGTTCTCATAGCTCTTGGGATTGCAGAACCTGCCGGAATGGAAAAAGAAAACGATCCTATGGATTTCTGGCAATTCCATGATCTACTGTACTATGCGCGAACCCTCGATGGTAAAAATGCATATCCCACTGGCGGCACGTACCGTTTTCGCGAAAAAAGGCCTACTATTCCGATCAACAGGGAGTCTGTTTCCGACACCTTTATTGCACTGCCGGAACCTACTGAAGAATTAGCCGAGAGCTTGAACACCCCATTTTCCGAAGTGCTGGGCATGCGTCAGTCTCAAAGAGAATTCTCTGAAAATTTTATAACTTTAGAAGAACTGGGCGCGTTTTTCCATGCCGCCGCGAGAATAAAGAGCGTGCAAACCATCCCTGATAATGGCGAGATCGTAACGATGCGACCTTCCCCGAGCGGAGGAGCACGTCATGCACTAGAAATATACCCGCTCATCAAACGATGTGAAGGAGTCCCCCCGGGAGCTTATCGATATGACGCCGCAAACCACCGACTGGAGAGGGTTCCGACAACCCCGGACAAGCTAAAGAAAATGCTGGAAGAAAATCCCTATGAGTTCCTCGGCGGCGAGTCGCCTCAGATAACCTTGAACATTTCAGCCCGGATAGGCAGAACGGCCTGGAAGTATGAATCGATTGCCTATAAGCTCATAAATCAGGACATGGGCTGCCTCTATCAGACCTTCTATCTGGTAGCCACGGCTCTTGGATTGGCACCCTGCGCTCTCGGTTCAGTGAATACGGAAAAGCTTGGCAAGGCGCACGGCATAGACTGGAGCGAGGAACCCTTTATAGGTGCTTTTACACTTGGAAAAACAAATGACTGACAACCGAATTTCTATATCCCTTCCATCTGACGCACGCTGGATGTCCTTTGCTCAGGACAGCCTGCAACGCTACAGCGAAATGATCGGCTATTCCCAAAGGTTGGAAAAAATGTGCTCCAGTTCTGTCATGGAAGCGTGCGAGGAACTAGTGAGCAAAGCCGCAGAAGTGGGAATAACCGACCCCATTGACCTATTATTTAACTACAAAGGCGAAACTATCGTCATTGACATCGCCTATAATGGCCGCATCCCCCTCAATCCTCACAAAACAGAAGAGTATGAAATTCCTGATGCTGACACCAGCCTGCAAGAATTAGATATGGATACCTTGTGGCTGCACATGATCAAGCGACGCATGGACCGGGTCCGGTTCATGGTTCAAGGATCACGGCACGTGCTGCGCATGGTCAAATATCGCCGCGAGGAAGGCAAAGAAAAACAGGCATGGATCATGTCCGTAAAACCGGAATTGCGCCAAGGGCTTATATTGCATCTTGCTGACGAAGACGCGGAACATCCCGCCTGCACGCTTCAGGCTACGGGAATGGGAGTACTCAAGCTCGGCCCCAGCGAAACATTCATCATTCAAAACATAGACGGCAAAACTTCGTTCCATGACCTATACATGGCACATATCGACGCTCTGGGTTTAACATCACCTGATATGCTGGCCGGACTATATGAAAAACTCGAAGCAATGGGGATGTTGTCCAATCCAGATGAAGATACAAAGAACACACACCTTAGAAGAACTCTCAAGAAAATAATCAACCCCAATATTTCCATACCCAATGCCGACATTGTGGTCGTGGCAGTCCATGATAAAACACGTTTTCTCTATTCCTTTCTCGGTCTGGCCATGTTGCTCGCCATCGGGCTGTCCGGAATTATACCTTATCTGGAACACCGCGCCCAATTCATACACGTCATCATGAATCTGGAAGAAACATTTCTCAGCACACCAATCCTCATAGTGCCCGTCTACCTCCTGACACTCATTCACATATGTTTACACGAACTAGGGCACGGCGTAACCTGCAAACACTACGGCGGCAACGTCCCACGCCTTGGCATCATGTTCTATCTGGCGTCATTCATCTTCTATTGTGACACTACGGCAGCATGGAATTTCCCAGATAAAAAACATCGCATTTTAGTCTCATTAGGCGGTCCGCTCATTTCCTTCTCCATTATGGGAATCGGACTCTGGGCGGCAGGACACTATGCCGGAACCGGCTTGATATGGGAACCAGTCTTCGTGGCTTTCAGCCTGCTTAACATCTTCGGGCTGGTCATGAACTTTAATCCGTTCATCAAAATGGATGCCTACTACATGCTGCTGGACTACACCGGCATTCCCAACCTGCGGCAACGTTCCTTCAAATTTCTCGAGCGCAAAACCCTAGGCTGGCTGGGCGTCGGCTCGGACGAAGACACCAAAGTCACCATAAAAGAGCGAAAAATATTCTGGTGGTATGGCACCCTTGGCGGTTTCGTAACGCTCGTCTTTCTTGCAATACCAATATTCCGGCTCAACCATCTCCTCAGCGCCGAATCAGTCTCCGAAGGTAGGTTGCTCTTTGCCGTACTCATCGGAGCACTCCTGATTGTGCGTCTCAGCAACATTGCTTACAGCAAAATCAAGGCTGTGCGATATCGGGAATATAAAATTCAGTAGAGAGTTCATCCAATCAATAAAGCTGTCTTTGCCTCTACCCTCGCCAGTTCTGGACAAGTAGATATGTACACTCTGCAAAAGCTGCTCACTCATAAAACACCGTCTATGGTTCAGAGATATGCACACCTGCGTGATGATGCCATGATGAAGGCAAGTGAGGTTGTGGGAGGGCCGAAGCTCCGGTTGTTCGGAGCGTTCGGTAGCAGAATTAAGGTAATGTCCTATGGGGTTGTAATTATAATATTTGAGAGAGAAATTCCTGAGTTCGCTGCTCTGACGGAGCAGAAAACAACCGGGACGGGCTATCCTGTTCAAGGATCACGCCCTGATCCATAAAGGCCACGGAATCCGCCACTTCATTTGCAAATTTCATTTCATGAGTAACGACCATCATAGTCATACCGTCGTTGGCAAGGTCACGCATAACGGTGAGCACCTCGCCGACCAGTTCCGGATCAAGGGCCGAGGTAGGTTCATCAAAAAGCATGACCTCCGGTTCCATTGCTAGAGCACGGGCAATTGCCACCCTCTGCTTCTGTCCTCCGGAAAGTGTTTCGGGATAGGCGTCAGCTTTATCGGACATGCCCACCTTATCCAGAAAAGACATACCTAGCTCAACAGCTTCCTTTTTGGGCAACTTCCTGACTTGGGTAGGTCCCTCGGTGACATTGCCTAAGGCCGTCATATGAGGAAACAAATTAAAATGCTGAAAAACCATTCCCACTCGGCTGCGCATGGAATTAATATCCTTTTCACTGCTAGGAACCTTGTCCCCGTTGATGCAGATTTCACCCTTGGTGTAAGTCTCCAGACGGTTTACACATCTAAGCAGAGTGGATTTACCCGACCCGCTTGCCCCAATGACAACTACAACGTCAGAGTTTCCAACATTTAGGTCTACACCTTTCAAAACATGGTTGGCATCAAACCATTTATGAACGCCTTCTATACTAATTGTATCCTGCATGACTACTCCTTAACCCCTGCTGGTATCGAGTCTCTTTTCGATTCTGTGAAATAGGAAAGTGAATGCCCCAGTATAGATGAGATAAAACACCCCGGCGATACTCAGCATTTCCATCATCATAAAATTGGAAGAAGCTAATTGCTGTGACTTGAGCAGCAGTTCATTGATGGTAATGGCACTGGCAAGAGATGAATCCTTCAGTGCGATGACAAACTGATTACCAAGGGCTGGAATAGCTCTTTTGAAAGCCTGCGGCAAAATAATCCTAATCATTGCCAGAGGATAACTCATACCGATACTGCGCGCCGCTTCCATCTGCCCAGAGGAGATGGAAATAATCGCCCCCCTGAAAACCTCAGCTATATAGGCGCCGTTATGGACACCTAGGGCCAGAACTGCTGCGGGGAGAGCCGACAGTCCGATCAAGCTGCGCATACCAAAATAGATGAACAACAGTTGTAAAAGAAGCGGAGTCCCGCGAATTATGTAAATATATGCATGAGCCGGAATATTGAATATCCGCCTGTCCGAAATACGCATGAATACGGCAATAAGGCCAAGGGCAAGCCCGAGAAGAATTCCCAGAACGGTAATCTCAAGGGTCATCCAAGCTGCCGGGAGAAAATACGGAATGTATTCCACCAGACTTGCTAAATCAAAATTCATCTATTTTCCTTTACTCAAAAAAATAAAGGGGGCCTTAGGCCCCCTTTATTTAGATTTATTTTTTAGTGATATCTACTTTGAGCCACTTCTTACTCAGCTTAGTAAGAGTGCCGTCTTCATGCATCTGGTTGAGTATCTTATTCACTTCATCCGTAAGGGTTTTGTCATCCTTACGAAAAGCTACTGCGATATCTTCCTTACGCAGCGGAGACCCAAGGGGCTTAATCTTGAACTTACCACTATTCATAGCGTTCACACCTACAACACGGTCGGTGATAACGCCATCGATGACGCCATTAGAAAGTTCGGTAAGGGTATGGGTATCGTCCTTGTAAAGACGGATATCAGTGACTCCGAGATCTTTGGCATCTTGTTCAAAAGTGGTTCCGGTTACCAATCCGACGGCCCTGCCCTTAAGTTCTTCTACAGAACTGAAAGGAGCCTGAACACCAACGAACATCTGAGCGCCGGAGTAGTAATAGGGAGTTGAAAAATCGACTACTTTTTTACGCGCATCGGTAGCAGCCATGCTGCCTAAAATTCCATCATAAACACCGGACCTAAGTCCTTCGATAATACCGCTCCACTCAGTAGTCACGGGATTGAGTTTCACGCCCAATCTTTTGGCAACTTCGTTTGCCACATCCACGTCAAAACCAACCAACTCATTATTTTTATTAAAAAAGTTAAAAGGAGGATATCCCCCACTCATGGCAAAGCTGACTTCCCCGGTTTCTTTGACCTTCTCAAGGCCGACCTTTTCCTGCTGGGCACAACCAGAGAAGGCTACAGCGACAAACAGCGTAAACACTGCAAGATATAAGGCGGTAAAACGTCTCATGTTTTCTCCTGTAATATGTACATTATTTTTCGAGATATACGCTTTTGCATACTATCATATGGGAAGTGGAAATGGAATTTTGAATTTCACTACGATGCACTGATGAGTTGAAGTAAAACAGAATTATTTGTTGCCCACAAGGCGATCTATTGGGTACACATTAGGTATATTAAATACCTAATGACTTATGAACTGACTTAATGTTTGAAGTAAGAAATCAGAGAGACACTCTTTCCCTGCAACCCAAGCTTGCGACGAATATTCCTATGGTAGGTGCAGACATGATTTGCTCACGGACCAGCAGAGCAAAATCCTCGTGCATGCCGTCTACCTGTTCGCAGATTTCTCAAGCCCGGCCCGGTCTCAAGGTGCTGACTATCGGCCATGTCACGCAGCCCGACATGAACGACAATACGAGACTAGAGCCTTGCCTTATGCATGGTAAGTTCAACAGAAATATCATTGCCGGAAAGCGTGGAACTGAGTCCGAAAAGTCGTTCCGAAGCGATCCTCTACCCTTTCACAGTCAAACGGTACTTCTGCAACTTACTGTTAGGCTTATCAGGAATAGTCATTTCAATAAGCCCTTCTTCCAGAGCCGGCTTGAGGTAAATCTCTCTAAATGATTTGCGATCTTTCAGACCCAAAACAGCTTGCAATTCATCACGACTCATTTCTCCAGAAATGGCTTCTACCAAAGCTTTAACATGGGGGGGGGTAACTTGGGGGGGCGTAGATGAAACAGCATCCAAAATCATCCTGCATTAAAATAGAAACTCACTTTGTTGGCGGAGCCATGTGAATTACCCGCTCCACAGACCAACTACCGAAACATTCATAAAACAATGACGTTACGAAATCGATTGATACGCCTTAGCCGCAATTCTTTTAAATTATCGATAAGGACGGTCAAACGCCCTACTACCTCGCTTATCTGGGATATCAGATTTACGATGGGTGGGGTTATTGTGTGGGGTGGGTGGTAGGTAGATTGGATGGTCATAGTTTTTTTAACAAATAAGAATCAAACAAACAATTAAACGAGTCGACAATACTCCCATTTATAGCCGCGATGTAATAAAAACAAATTTTACCAAAACAGTTCAAGTATGTGGACGTTTACAAGTGAAGCCATCACAATAGGAATAATAAACTTCAATTAAATTTAATTATTACATACCAGAGTATATAACTTATAGCATTTAAGTCGCAAATAAGATACTCGCTTACACGTTACATTTAAACGCTAGATAACATTTTGCCCTAACCTTGGCAGATAGTTTTTTCCCTATAAATTGGAGATCTGATATGTTTTTTCTTGGCTCGATCTCACTACTACTTTTCATTGTATTCATTTCTGTTGCAATATATTATTATTATAAACGAAAAAAATTTACACGTGAACGCTTTGCATTCGCTGTTTTTTTTGCATCTTCAGCTACAGTTACACTCATAATACAAACTTTTTTTGGCTATAACCCATATGTTACAATTATCGGTATAATAAACGTTATTTTTAATGCTAACATTCAACCACAACAAGCTGGGTTATCAGATAATATTCTAGCGATTCTTACTCTTTTTATATTCCTTTATTATATGAATTCTTTCTACAAGAACTGGAATGGCTTAATCTCTGAAAAACAATACGAAAATGAAATAATCAATGGCAACCAACCAATACCCTTCGCGTTTGCTTTTGAAGGACTATCTGAACTTCATCGCATGAAAGCAAAACTACCTCCGTCACCTGCTTACGAAAAAAAACAATCAGAAAAATATACAGCAGAACTATTACAAAATGTCGACAATTGCTCTTGGAATAACCAGGCAAGTTCACTAATTAAACTTAAATATCCTAGCTTATCTGTTACCGAAGACGATTGGCACGATAGAATTTCCTGTTGGATAGGTGAAGATAAAAAAATAGGTTTTCCTGTTGTCATATTCTGCCCTCAAAATACCCCCAGCAAAGAAAACATTTTAAGTCTAGTTAGCGACATAAAAAAGGACTATTTAAAGGATGAAGCAAGAAATATTGAATTGCTCATTATTACTCCAACTGGACCAAAACCAGCAATAGAAAAAGCTGAAGGCGTAACGATACAGAGCTTCGTAGAAGAAGATTTATTAAAAAATTTAGTCGATTTTTCAGACTATATTGCTGACATAAAAAAACAAGTTGAAAAAAATAAACTTCCAGATAGTGATCTCACTTTGAGAGACATCTATGTCGAATCTCAGGTGAAGGATTCTGACCAGAAAGACATAGAAATTACTCTTGAAAAACATCTTGAACAGTGGATCAATTCCCCTAGTCGCCAACAAATAGCGCTATTAGGAGAATATGGACAAGGAAAAAGCACAGGCTCTCTAATGTTTACATATAATTTATTATGCACAAAGAACATCAGAAGCAACCGAATACCTGTTTTTATAGACTTAAGAGGTAAGAATCCATCCAGCTTAGAACCTGAGCAACTATTAGCAGTATGGGCTGCCAAGTATAACATCAACCCTAAAGCAATGTTCACCTTACTTGTTGCTGGCAGACTGTCTATAATTTTTGAAGGATTTGACGAAATGCAAGGAGTCGCCGACCAAGAGTCCAGAATTGCACATTTCGCTTCTCTATGGAAGTTTTCCCAACAAAATTCTAAGATTATGATTACTGGAAGACCCAACTTTTTCCTTGATGATGAAGAAATGAAACAAGCGTTAGGTATTAACAAATCTCAAGGTATTGGGCCATCATGCAAAGCTATATACCTTCAACCTTTTAATAATGAACAGATTCTAAGCAGTCTAAGACACAGTGACAAATCGACTCAACAAGAAATAATATCTCTATGTAAAACAAACAATTCTTTCAAAGATCTGGCGTCCCGCCCATCACTATTATATATCATTAGCATCCTGTGGAATTCAGGAAAAATGAAAAAATACCGTAACACTAGCGAGCTAAATTCTGCGTTGGTAATGTCTAACTTCATTGATCATTGCTGCAACAGACAAACAGAGAAACAGGACAAAAAGAAGGCTTCTTCATTAAAATTCATGAATCTTAGCGAAAATGAAATAAAATACTTCATGGACGGAATAGCTGTTCACATGATGCATTCGAGCAGACAAAACCAAATACGAGGTAATGATTTTAAAAAAATAGTCCAACAATTATATTCCCTTATACCAGATAAAGCCTCTTCCCCAAAAGTTATGCTTGAAAATCCTCAAAAAACTCTGAAAGAAAGACTACAAGACAATCCTGAAGCAACGGATATCGTCTATACCAACGTCAGAAGTTATGGATTGTTAGTCAGAGATTTAAGCACTAACGACAGTTTTAAATTTCCCCACAAATCCTTTTTAGAATACCTGTATGCAGAATATATTGCCAACCAAATCATAAATTATAACTTTATAAAACGTAACGCAATAAACATGGCGATTTCCGACACAAAATCTTCAACGGGAAAGTATTATAATGTTGAAAGAGTTAATCCAGAAGCTCTCAATTTTGCGGGTGAAATTGTTGCAAACCATTTTACAGAGACCCCCCGCAACAACCAAAATATAAAAAACCGAAAAGGCATTATTATTTTTTTTAATGATTTAATATTTACTCCAAAAAGACTTCCATTTTTTCCAATTCCGAAAAAGATGGTTTCTCAATGCATGCAAAATTATTTAGCAATTACCGTTGCATCAAACGCTTCGTACGGAATAATGGAGAGGGCCAGCAGGGATCTCTTCGTAGGTTATTTTTCTCCCATACTAAAAAAATATAACCTCCAAACGAGAGCAGCTGTAGCATATAAGACTCTTATTTATTTAACTAAAAACAAAAAAGAAGTTGATTCTGCCATAGGATCAAAGTATGGGGACAAGTTTATAGTTGGTCTCTCCGAAATGCTGGATATAGAATGCAACTTCACATCCCCTAATAATTTAGAAAAAACACATACTGATTCTTCGACTTAGCACACATAATTTAAGTATAAACATTTAGTTTGTTAAACCCTTAAATCAAGAAATACCAAATGTATCTCTACTGCTATAAAACAAATTTATCCACAGCCCCCCCTCTATATCAAAACTTACCACTTTATCATTCTATTATTTATAATCT includes the following:
- a CDS encoding amino acid ABC transporter permease, yielding MNFDLASLVEYIPYFLPAAWMTLEITVLGILLGLALGLIAVFMRISDRRIFNIPAHAYIYIIRGTPLLLQLLFIYFGMRSLIGLSALPAAVLALGVHNGAYIAEVFRGAIISISSGQMEAARSIGMSYPLAMIRIILPQAFKRAIPALGNQFVIALKDSSLASAITINELLLKSQQLASSNFMMMEMLSIAGVFYLIYTGAFTFLFHRIEKRLDTSRG
- a CDS encoding Fic family protein yields the protein MDAVSSTPPQVTPPHVKALVEAISGEMSRDELQAVLGLKDRKSFREIYLKPALEEGLIEMTIPDKPNSKLQKYRLTVKG
- a CDS encoding amino acid ABC transporter ATP-binding protein — translated: MQDTISIEGVHKWFDANHVLKGVDLNVGNSDVVVVIGASGSGKSTLLRCVNRLETYTKGEICINGDKVPSSEKDINSMRSRVGMVFQHFNLFPHMTALGNVTEGPTQVRKLPKKEAVELGMSFLDKVGMSDKADAYPETLSGGQKQRVAIARALAMEPEVMLFDEPTSALDPELVGEVLTVMRDLANDGMTMMVVTHEMKFANEVADSVAFMDQGVILEQDSPSRLFSAPSEQRTQEFLSQIL
- a CDS encoding M50 family metallopeptidase, with product MTDNRISISLPSDARWMSFAQDSLQRYSEMIGYSQRLEKMCSSSVMEACEELVSKAAEVGITDPIDLLFNYKGETIVIDIAYNGRIPLNPHKTEEYEIPDADTSLQELDMDTLWLHMIKRRMDRVRFMVQGSRHVLRMVKYRREEGKEKQAWIMSVKPELRQGLILHLADEDAEHPACTLQATGMGVLKLGPSETFIIQNIDGKTSFHDLYMAHIDALGLTSPDMLAGLYEKLEAMGMLSNPDEDTKNTHLRRTLKKIINPNISIPNADIVVVAVHDKTRFLYSFLGLAMLLAIGLSGIIPYLEHRAQFIHVIMNLEETFLSTPILIVPVYLLTLIHICLHELGHGVTCKHYGGNVPRLGIMFYLASFIFYCDTTAAWNFPDKKHRILVSLGGPLISFSIMGIGLWAAGHYAGTGLIWEPVFVAFSLLNIFGLVMNFNPFIKMDAYYMLLDYTGIPNLRQRSFKFLERKTLGWLGVGSDEDTKVTIKERKIFWWYGTLGGFVTLVFLAIPIFRLNHLLSAESVSEGRLLFAVLIGALLIVRLSNIAYSKIKAVRYREYKIQ
- a CDS encoding ABC transporter substrate-binding protein gives rise to the protein MRRFTALYLAVFTLFVAVAFSGCAQQEKVGLEKVKETGEVSFAMSGGYPPFNFFNKNNELVGFDVDVANEVAKRLGVKLNPVTTEWSGIIEGLRSGVYDGILGSMAATDARKKVVDFSTPYYYSGAQMFVGVQAPFSSVEELKGRAVGLVTGTTFEQDAKDLGVTDIRLYKDDTHTLTELSNGVIDGVITDRVVGVNAMNSGKFKIKPLGSPLRKEDIAVAFRKDDKTLTDEVNKILNQMHEDGTLTKLSKKWLKVDITKK
- a CDS encoding SagB/ThcOx family dehydrogenase; translated protein: MMTQIQFTLRSKVYFYESDRGGSLISMTDKKTLSLNADAVEVVNGLQSGWLTEDEAAEKTNDLNLGYFTLITMQKAGMLDARIVNKNKKLFTLSPSPEDSAFKKQIESGTTYHLNRYAYLHQAEDALLLESPLTPCRITIFDAKLTGMIHQLCTGMRLDIAGDDAKTFLSVLIALGIAEPAGMEKENDPMDFWQFHDLLYYARTLDGKNAYPTGGTYRFREKRPTIPINRESVSDTFIALPEPTEELAESLNTPFSEVLGMRQSQREFSENFITLEELGAFFHAAARIKSVQTIPDNGEIVTMRPSPSGGARHALEIYPLIKRCEGVPPGAYRYDAANHRLERVPTTPDKLKKMLEENPYEFLGGESPQITLNISARIGRTAWKYESIAYKLINQDMGCLYQTFYLVATALGLAPCALGSVNTEKLGKAHGIDWSEEPFIGAFTLGKTND